The Microvirga lotononidis nucleotide sequence GATCAGATCCAGCCGGTCCAGCTCTGTCGCGAGTTTTCCGCTACAAAGAAGCACACCCGCCGGAGTCGCGTCCTTGAGCCTCTGAACGCCTGTTCGCAGGTCGGCGATGTGGTGACTGTTGGTCCAGGGGAAGTCCTTTCGCGCCGACGACACGACGTATTTCGGCTTGGCCTCCAGCTTGACCGCCCACTCGCGGATCGCCGCCGGCGCCTCCACGTCGCCGCAAGCGACCGCCGGCCAGTAGCTCTCCGTCATTTCGTAGGTGACACGGCCCCACAGCATCGCCCCGCTCTCGTCCATAAGGCGGGTGAAGAACGCGTGCGTCTCGTCGTCAGCGATTCCCTCCTGGTGGTCGACGCAGCCGTCCAGGGTGAGGTTGATGGTGA carries:
- a CDS encoding dihydrofolate reductase family protein gives rise to the protein MGRLTFTINLTLDGCVDHQEGIADDETHAFFTRLMDESGAMLWGRVTYEMTESYWPAVACGDVEAPAAIREWAVKLEAKPKYVVSSARKDFPWTNSHHIADLRTGVQRLKDATPAGVLLCSGKLATELDRLDLIDEYKLLVHPRIAGHGPTLYQGGLPGTRRLELVSAKPLRNGVVAMHYRRER